CAATATCGAGAGCCTGACGGTCTCGGAGACGGAACACGAGAAGCACCTTTCGCGCATCACCATCGTCACGACGGGAACAGAGGCCGAGATCGAGCAGATCAAGGCCCAGCTCGCGCGGCTTGTGCCCGTGCATCGGGTGCGCGATCTTTCTGACGAAGGGCCGACGATCGAGCGCGAGCTCGTGCTTCTGAAGGTGGTGGGGCAGGGGGATCAGCGTGTCGAGGCCTTGCGGCTGGCGCAGGCCTTCGGCGCGCGCACGCTCGACGCGACGTTGTCGTCCTTCGTGTTCGAATTCACGGGTGCCCTCGACGACGTCGAGCGCTTCATCGGCATCATGGCGGATTGCGGCCTCGTCGAGGTCTCCCGCACCGGCGTCGCGGCCATGAGCCGCGGCGCGGAGGCGATGTGACAATCCGCGATGGTTATGCTGGCGAGTTTTTACTCAGCCTGCGAAGCCGCCCTCGTCGAGAAACCGCTGCTCTTCCTCCGTGGTGTCACGGCCGAGCAGCGGATTGCGATGGGGGAAGCGTCCGAAGCGGACGATGATAGCGCGATGTTCCTCAGCGAAAGGCAGCCCCTCAGCTGGACCGTTGGCCTTGTACAAGGCAAGGCAATGGTCCTGGTCGGCGAGGTCCTCGGAGTGCATGAGCGGCAGATAGAAGAACTGGCGTTCTATGGGAGCCACCTCGCGGTCGAAGCCGCGCAGGATCGCACGTCCAGCCACTTCCCGGGCGAGGGGATCCGTGGCGAAGCTG
This portion of the Chelatococcus sp. YT9 genome encodes:
- the ilvN gene encoding acetolactate synthase small subunit; the protein is MSSVYSDPPPAAPVSRHTLAVIVDNEPGVLARIAGLFSGRGYNIESLTVSETEHEKHLSRITIVTTGTEAEIEQIKAQLARLVPVHRVRDLSDEGPTIERELVLLKVVGQGDQRVEALRLAQAFGARTLDATLSSFVFEFTGALDDVERFIGIMADCGLVEVSRTGVAAMSRGAEAM
- a CDS encoding DUF924 family protein, translated to MTHAGIRDVLTFWFEAGPERWYVKDLNFDQDVRDRFLALHEQAAEGALAAWESVPKAALALVILLDQFPRNMFRGTARSFATDPLAREVAGRAILRGFDREVAPIERQFFYLPLMHSEDLADQDHCLALYKANGPAEGLPFAEEHRAIIVRFGRFPHRNPLLGRDTTEEEQRFLDEGGFAG